In a genomic window of Akkermansia massiliensis:
- a CDS encoding transglycosylase domain-containing protein, with amino-acid sequence MAELSSQAPRRHMQANKRRQPKAKPRKRFWSFIRKLALWCLVLAAIGGAVGYFGFMMAWKRYDNWAAEFDLERINDLEKPSIIYDRNGEEIGRIYVENRSYVTLDKISPAMVNALIAQEDSRFREHPGYDFLGILRAGREYIHNSGDANQGASSITQQLARNAYDLKNRAKARNEGSFGRKFVEIALARRITERYSKDQVLEFYLNRVYFGSGFYGIRAASLGYFGKEPADLTTREAASIAALIKNPNGLSPLNNPESNLKWRNHVLNRMAREKYITPDEAERLSAMDLGLNPRPLKRGVSHIYDRISAEITAYLGEDRVNAAGLKIYTTLDRKLQEATGKSLEQALENIEKRPGYRHQKAADYHGASGDKPRYLEGALLVVDNQSGAVLAYHGGRDYTKRQYDAIKDGARPTGTAILPFLYATAFDTGKSPVTRILDDAIDNRLTGIGGSEGILGEWGAESSKNRYEGMITAHRGLSASKIAASLRMGMDMGTSPFVKKLTDFGIRKPVREAGSTEVNPVYRPKIFVGTEPASLKEMTLAYTAIPNGGSRPQDIYYLDRIEDEDGQLIWESNQAIETRNNAQVRKGATSTATAFQLHNILNSSLKNGSAQRVAPHLPKDFKGGVKTGTTYDFADNWLFGYDSRITCGIWVGFLEGKKPIYNGAFSSDTCASVLGAAVTEAERLFPAGELAPPPSVERVEICLTTGKRATHSCYDIDPVDKKYRRHTMFEYLRKGDSSLPFCDLHGEDISAPVSPFTAQNRILPLPPILPTKAILQGDDPYHTELNQGPANRNYELLGAGENVPEAQALSADPVSPDHTDTSITLPAPKPITIPVPEFIHL; translated from the coding sequence ATGGCTGAATTAAGTTCACAAGCTCCGCGCAGGCACATGCAGGCCAACAAAAGGCGCCAACCCAAGGCCAAGCCCAGGAAGCGATTCTGGAGCTTCATCCGGAAGCTGGCGCTGTGGTGCCTGGTTCTGGCCGCCATCGGGGGGGCCGTGGGCTACTTTGGCTTCATGATGGCCTGGAAACGCTATGACAACTGGGCGGCGGAGTTTGACCTGGAACGCATCAACGACCTGGAAAAGCCCAGCATCATTTACGACCGGAACGGGGAGGAAATAGGCCGCATTTATGTGGAAAACCGCAGCTACGTCACGCTGGACAAGATTTCGCCCGCCATGGTCAACGCGCTGATCGCCCAGGAGGACTCCCGCTTCCGGGAGCATCCGGGCTATGACTTCCTGGGGATTTTGCGGGCAGGCAGGGAATACATCCACAACAGCGGGGACGCCAACCAGGGAGCCTCTTCCATCACCCAGCAGCTTGCCAGAAACGCGTACGACCTGAAGAACCGGGCCAAGGCCAGGAATGAAGGCAGCTTTGGCCGCAAATTCGTGGAAATAGCGCTGGCGCGCCGCATTACGGAACGGTACAGCAAGGACCAGGTGCTGGAGTTTTACCTGAACCGCGTTTACTTCGGCAGCGGGTTCTACGGCATCCGCGCCGCCTCTCTGGGCTACTTCGGCAAGGAACCTGCGGACCTCACTACGCGGGAGGCCGCCTCCATCGCCGCCCTGATTAAAAACCCGAACGGCCTTTCCCCCCTCAATAATCCGGAAAGCAACCTGAAATGGCGCAACCATGTGCTCAACCGCATGGCACGGGAAAAGTACATTACGCCGGATGAAGCGGAACGCCTCTCCGCCATGGACCTGGGGCTCAACCCCAGGCCGCTGAAACGCGGCGTCTCCCACATTTACGACCGCATTTCCGCAGAGATTACCGCCTATCTGGGGGAGGACCGCGTGAATGCCGCCGGCCTCAAGATTTACACCACCCTTGACAGGAAGCTTCAGGAGGCCACCGGGAAATCCCTGGAACAGGCCCTGGAAAACATTGAAAAACGCCCCGGCTACCGCCACCAGAAGGCCGCGGACTACCACGGCGCCTCCGGGGACAAGCCGCGCTACCTGGAAGGAGCCCTGCTGGTGGTGGACAACCAGTCCGGCGCCGTCCTGGCCTACCACGGAGGCAGGGACTACACCAAGCGCCAGTATGACGCCATCAAGGACGGCGCCCGCCCCACCGGCACCGCCATCCTGCCCTTCCTGTACGCTACGGCCTTTGACACGGGCAAAAGCCCCGTCACCCGCATTCTGGACGACGCCATTGACAACCGCCTGACGGGCATCGGCGGCTCGGAAGGCATCCTGGGGGAATGGGGCGCGGAAAGCTCCAAAAACCGCTATGAAGGCATGATTACCGCCCACCGCGGCCTGTCCGCCTCCAAGATTGCCGCCTCCCTGCGCATGGGGATGGACATGGGCACATCCCCCTTCGTGAAAAAGCTCACGGACTTCGGCATCCGCAAGCCCGTGCGTGAAGCGGGCAGCACGGAGGTAAACCCCGTTTACCGCCCCAAGATTTTCGTGGGCACGGAACCCGCCTCCCTGAAGGAAATGACGCTGGCCTACACCGCCATCCCGAACGGCGGCTCCCGCCCGCAGGATATTTATTACCTGGACAGGATAGAGGATGAGGACGGCCAGTTGATCTGGGAATCCAACCAGGCCATTGAAACCCGGAACAACGCCCAGGTGCGGAAGGGGGCCACCTCCACCGCCACGGCCTTCCAGCTCCACAACATCCTGAATTCCTCCCTGAAAAACGGCTCCGCCCAGCGCGTGGCCCCGCATCTGCCGAAAGACTTCAAGGGGGGCGTGAAAACGGGGACTACGTATGACTTTGCGGACAACTGGCTGTTCGGCTATGACAGCCGCATCACCTGCGGCATATGGGTAGGCTTCCTGGAAGGGAAAAAACCCATTTACAACGGGGCCTTCTCGTCGGACACCTGCGCCTCCGTCCTGGGCGCCGCCGTCACGGAGGCGGAACGCCTCTTCCCCGCCGGGGAACTGGCCCCGCCCCCCAGCGTGGAACGGGTGGAAATCTGCCTGACCACCGGGAAGAGAGCCACGCACAGTTGCTATGACATTGACCCGGTGGACAAGAAATACCGCCGCCACACCATGTTTGAATACCTCCGCAAGGGGGATTCCAGCCTTCCCTTCTGCGACCTCCACGGGGAGGACATCTCCGCCCCCGTCTCACCCTTCACGGCGCAGAACCGCATCCTGCCCCTGCCGCCCATCCTGCCCACCAAGGCCATCCTCCAGGGGGACGACCCCTACCACACGGAGCTGAACCAGGGCCCCGCCAACCGCAACTATGAACTGCTGGGCGCGGGTGAAAACGTGCCGGAAGCCCAGGCCCTTTCCGCAGACCCCGTTTCTCCGGACCATACGGACACGAGCATCACGCTGCCCGCTCCCAAGCCCATCACCATCCCCGTTCCGGAATTCATCCACCTGTAA
- a CDS encoding adenylosuccinate synthase has translation MNTIIIGSQWGDEGKGKMIDFLTESADVVARGQGGNNAGHTVIANGKKYILHLVPSGILWPGKLCVIGNGVVLDPIGLVEEINELRGQGVSITKDNLLISDRAHVVLPFHKEMDAAQESALGKKAIGTTKRGIGPTYADKARRIGVRMADMRDPRIFDEVLRRRIKMANAEMERMGLPSMDEEKMVAEVTAAADVLRPHITNTIPVMHEAVASGKSILFEGAQGAYLDVDFGTYPFVTSSNTSSAGACTGTGVPPHKIDRIIGVCKAYTTRVGSGPFVTEDEEISNHLHSMGREFGATTGRPRRCGWADGVLLRFSAMFNGFDEMAMTNLDGYDKCPEIKICTGYDLDGEILAYPPATVDEWERCKPVYETVPGWMQDISACRSWEEIPENARKFVKRMSELIGCPVTTVGVGPDREQTIAVK, from the coding sequence ATGAATACCATTATTATCGGCTCCCAATGGGGCGACGAAGGCAAGGGCAAAATGATCGATTTCCTGACGGAATCCGCCGACGTGGTGGCACGCGGCCAGGGCGGCAACAACGCGGGCCATACCGTAATCGCCAACGGGAAGAAGTACATCCTTCACCTTGTCCCCTCCGGCATCCTGTGGCCGGGCAAGCTTTGCGTCATCGGTAATGGTGTGGTGCTGGACCCCATCGGCCTGGTGGAGGAAATCAATGAGCTCCGCGGCCAGGGCGTCTCCATCACGAAGGACAACCTTCTCATCTCCGACCGCGCCCACGTGGTCCTCCCCTTCCACAAGGAAATGGACGCCGCCCAGGAATCCGCCCTCGGCAAAAAAGCCATCGGCACCACCAAGCGCGGCATTGGCCCCACGTACGCGGACAAGGCCCGCCGCATAGGCGTGCGCATGGCGGACATGAGGGATCCCAGGATTTTTGACGAAGTGCTGCGCCGCCGCATCAAGATGGCGAACGCGGAAATGGAACGCATGGGCCTTCCCTCCATGGATGAAGAAAAAATGGTGGCGGAAGTGACTGCCGCCGCGGACGTGCTGCGCCCCCACATCACCAATACCATCCCGGTCATGCATGAAGCCGTGGCCTCCGGAAAGAGCATCCTCTTTGAAGGAGCCCAGGGCGCTTACCTGGACGTGGACTTCGGCACCTACCCGTTCGTCACCTCCTCCAACACCTCTTCCGCCGGCGCCTGCACCGGCACGGGCGTTCCGCCGCACAAGATTGACCGCATCATCGGCGTGTGCAAGGCCTATACCACCCGCGTGGGTTCCGGCCCCTTCGTCACGGAAGATGAAGAAATCTCCAACCACCTGCACAGCATGGGCCGCGAATTCGGCGCCACTACGGGCCGTCCCCGCCGCTGCGGCTGGGCGGACGGCGTGCTGCTCCGCTTCTCCGCCATGTTCAACGGCTTTGACGAAATGGCCATGACCAACCTGGACGGCTACGACAAGTGCCCGGAAATCAAAATCTGCACAGGCTATGACCTGGACGGTGAAATCCTGGCCTATCCGCCCGCCACGGTGGACGAATGGGAACGCTGCAAGCCCGTGTATGAAACGGTGCCCGGCTGGATGCAGGACATCTCCGCCTGCCGTTCCTGGGAAGAGATTCCGGAAAACGCCAGGAAATTCGTCAAGCGCATGAGCGAGCTCATCGGCTGCCCCGTCACGACCGTGGGCGTGGGCCCCGACCGCGAACAGACGATCGCCGTGAAATAA
- a CDS encoding carbohydrate porin, translated as MLPSLCAVAVVASCDPVLAQQPAPVVTTTPPYLNTERGLRVKTLEGREISPSLLKGMRPEEQITKRTPGVPTRPSVLLQHEARPSAPGIEWFAAKPLKMMPYLDSSYVFGNTCAEPNAWIREDMISTGAQKIKTALSRYGITYSAQFGFNYTGLTGGGLNGKTDFPSYNGSLLTNITIFRNNSTGSGLYLASEFDFGNGFDFNEGSKGPATTLGSLQNPTSSFQGPDPHLSNLSLAWVGAGGKLLLMAGQLDTTNYMDHNAYANSHNNNLTNSVFGNNPMLPLTDNSLGFHFAWQPTTSFYVMGATAANNMTQNHNPFRNLNSDNWTNVLEFGYVAEDFCGMGSGVYRLQPFFTTSNSENGGGVAVNFQQQLGRSSHLGWFFRGGWASDDAATLTGVRCAATTGLVLLSPFRGKGASNDGYLGLGFLWQQGAKKNGPYVNKNEYGIELTYVAQVTPTMTLQPDIQLVKNPVNGRRGQTAVVFQIQNVWSW; from the coding sequence ATGCTTCCCTCCTTGTGCGCCGTCGCCGTCGTGGCCTCCTGCGATCCCGTCCTGGCCCAGCAGCCCGCACCCGTAGTGACGACCACGCCTCCCTACCTGAACACGGAACGCGGCCTGCGCGTGAAAACCCTGGAAGGCAGGGAAATAAGCCCCAGCCTGCTGAAGGGCATGCGTCCGGAAGAACAAATCACCAAGAGGACGCCCGGCGTTCCCACCAGGCCCAGCGTTCTTCTCCAGCATGAGGCCAGGCCCTCCGCCCCCGGCATTGAATGGTTTGCGGCCAAGCCTCTCAAGATGATGCCGTATCTGGACAGTTCCTACGTCTTCGGCAACACCTGCGCGGAACCGAACGCCTGGATCCGTGAAGACATGATTTCCACCGGGGCGCAGAAGATCAAGACCGCCCTGTCCAGATACGGCATCACCTATTCCGCCCAGTTCGGCTTCAACTACACGGGCCTGACGGGCGGCGGCCTGAACGGAAAGACGGATTTCCCCTCCTATAACGGCTCCCTGCTGACCAATATCACCATTTTCCGCAACAACTCCACGGGGAGCGGCCTGTACCTGGCCTCCGAGTTCGACTTCGGCAACGGCTTTGACTTCAATGAAGGGAGCAAGGGCCCCGCCACCACGCTGGGCTCCCTCCAGAATCCCACCAGTTCCTTCCAGGGGCCGGACCCCCACCTCAGCAACCTGAGCCTGGCATGGGTGGGAGCGGGCGGCAAGCTCCTGCTGATGGCGGGCCAGCTGGACACCACCAATTACATGGACCACAACGCCTACGCCAACTCACACAACAATAACCTGACCAACAGCGTCTTCGGCAACAACCCCATGCTGCCCCTGACGGACAACTCCCTGGGCTTCCATTTCGCATGGCAGCCCACCACCTCCTTTTACGTGATGGGAGCCACCGCCGCCAACAACATGACCCAGAACCACAACCCGTTCAGGAACCTGAACTCGGACAACTGGACGAACGTGCTTGAATTCGGCTACGTGGCGGAGGACTTCTGCGGCATGGGTTCCGGCGTGTACCGCCTCCAGCCCTTCTTCACCACCAGCAACAGTGAAAACGGCGGCGGCGTGGCCGTGAACTTCCAGCAGCAGCTTGGCCGCAGCAGCCACCTGGGCTGGTTCTTCCGCGGCGGCTGGGCCAGCGATGACGCCGCCACGCTGACCGGCGTGCGCTGCGCGGCCACCACGGGGCTGGTGCTCCTCTCCCCCTTCCGCGGAAAAGGCGCCTCCAATGACGGCTACCTGGGCCTGGGCTTCCTCTGGCAGCAGGGCGCCAAAAAGAACGGCCCGTACGTGAACAAGAATGAATACGGCATTGAACTAACCTATGTGGCCCAGGTGACGCCCACCATGACGCTCCAGCCTGACATTCAGCTCGTCAAGAATCCCGTCAACGGCCGCAGGGGCCAGACGGCCGTGGTTTTCCAAATCCAGAACGTCTGGTCCTGGTAG